Within Peromyscus leucopus breed LL Stock chromosome 16_21, UCI_PerLeu_2.1, whole genome shotgun sequence, the genomic segment gtgtgtgtgtgtgtgtgtgtgtgcccataagTGTAGGTGCCCGTGGATGTCAGTCAAATCCCACGGTCCTGGacttataggtggttgtgaactgccatgtgggtgctgggaactgaactccagtcctctgcaagagcagccagtgctcttaacgaccgagccatctctccaaacccccagcctctttaaaatttttactcttgcatgtgtatgcatatgcatgcatgtatgtatacattttctcatatatgtgtgagtgtgtgtgcataggtaTGGAGGCCAGACGTtgacatcctcctgcttcagccacctgagttgctgggattacaagtctgtgccaccaggcccaggtcTTTGAATTGTGTTCTTAGCTGCCACCCATCTGCCACAGGTGCTGTGTCTGACATCAAAGAGTTTGGAAAATGCTGATCCATTGTTTGCAATATGGGCTTCCCCATTTCCTCTGATGCCATGACCCATACAGCTTGGCTCCTCGGACCCTTCAGTAGGTGTGCTGAGGTGACCAGGGCAGCTGTGAAgcaaacatttccccttttctttatagGACGGATACGGTAAAGCTGGGGTCACGTGTGGTTCTCTAGCACTACAGATGTAACCCAGAACCTCATTGTGGTGTTCATTAGGGTCTGCACAGCGACGGGGGTTAGCTAGTCTCATTAGGGGAGCAGCCTCAGGCTATAaacacccaggaggaggaagtcGCTAGTCTTTTCATACATTGGTCAATTGTTCATAAACATTCATACTCTggagccaggccgtggtggcgtatgcctttaagtaccagtacttgggaggcagaggtaggcggatctctgagttcgaggccagcctggggtacagagctacttccaagacagccagggttacacaaagaaactctgtcttgaagaacaaaaaaaaatcatactttgaCTCCCGAGGAATGCTTTGCCAGTCCTCTTGAGCCTGGCTCGTATGGGGAGTGGCTTTGCCAATGTCCCAGAGGTCCAAGCTCTGGAGCCTTGACCTGGCCGTGCACATTCACTCGGAACTTCCGGTGCTTCCCCCTGCTCCCTACACCTTGATTACATTCAGTGTCGCCGCCGTCCAGGTGAGAGCAGCCTGGATATGTGAGAAGGCACACGAGAGCGGTGCTTCTTGCTGGATTCCGTTGGTAACTGCTGCCTCTCGGCTGTAAAGTCACCACTTCCCCTCTCTTAATTATGAAGTACCCTGCGGGGGATCCTCCGGGAATATGCAAATGCCACGGCTCATTAAGTTTTTGCACTAACTTCACAGGGACTTTACAGTTGCTGCCCACAACAGTGCTTCTCATCCTGTTCGCTATTGATGACATTTTAATCCTCTGTGCTTACTAATTGGACCTCTGCTTCGTGGCTTTAAATCCAGCACTACTGTTATTTTGTTGCTTAAACTGCTCTGGGTCTGGCTGTTGGGAGCTTCTGTGTCCTTCCCATATGCTACCATGACGTTTCCTTCCTAGCTCCACAGAATGTTCTGGGTCACCTCATGTTTTCTTTGCATCAGCCCTGAAATTAACTAGTTCTTCAAAAAACCCTTGTTTCCTTTGATtagagtatatttattttttattttatgcatatgagtgttttgcttgcatctatacacatgtatgtaccacatgcatgcctggtgcccacagaggtcagaaggagacatcagatcttctggaactagagagttatggatggttgtgagccactgtatgggtgctgaggactgaagcagagccctctacaagagcagcaagtgatcttagctgctgagccatctccccgtgCCAAggaatacaatatttaaaaacaaaggtcTGACTTCCAGACCTTTGGGGTGTCTTGATTCTAGACTCTCAGAAGCAACAGAGTTGTGAAATGCATGCATATTGCCACAGAGTTCTTTGgctcatgtcctttttttttttttttttttttaagtcaggggtcagggtctcaccatatagccctggctggcctggaactcactcctatTTGCCTGCATTTCAGAAACTGTGGTCCATCCTAATACTTCAGATTCCAGTccaacatcagaaaaaaaaaatttttttaatgatttatttacttattatgtatacagtgttctgtttgcatgtatccctgcaagccagaagagggagctggatctcattacagacggttgtgagccaccatatgggtgctgggaattgaactcaagacctctggaagaacagccagtgttcttaacctctgagccatctctccagccccagaaaatttattttaacaataCCTCATTCTTTATTTGTAGCTTTGTTctcagtgggggaaaaaaatctatgtttaagctgtgcagtggtggtgcacatctttaatcccagcactggggaggcagaagcaggcagatctctgagttcaaggccagcttggtctacagagtgagttccaggacagccagagctacacagcaaaaccctgttttttgggaaaaaaaatctgtgtttatCTATATTGTGTTCACTTAATTTGTTTGGTCGACTTTAGTATTCATATGTGTGATAATAATATATAGGCTGTGGAtatatgatgataataataataataggataaTAATAGCAGGGCTAATGTGAGGAAAGAATGGCCTCCCTCCCAGGCTAGACAATAGGATGGGGGTTGGTAGGGCTAGATGAACCTAAAGGTCATAGAGACAATCAGTTGTCAACATAAAAGCCATCTTCCTAAAGGCAGTGTCCACGTTGGTATGGAATGATTGGCTCCTCAATCACGGTGGTAGAGAACCAATGACCCCCTCATAGCACAAGGAGAAATGAGccgtgtttgggggggggggggaggtggagcTTGGCTTACCTAGCTGGTGATCTGCATTTTGTTGGATCAGCATCTTTCACCCGGTGGGGGCCTCTGTCGTTACAGGTTGGCCTTTTGACAACGCCACATGCAAGATGAGCGGCTTGGTGCAGGgcatgtctgtgtctgcctctgttttCACACTGGTGGCCATCGCCGTGGAAAGGTGAGAAATTTCCCTGGGTAACGTGGGGCTGGTACTGAGAGAGCACAGGCCTTTGGCACTGGACTAGCTGGCAGGCCACAGAGAAGGCCTGCTGGGGGCACCACTCCATCCctttctggaaggcagaggccactCCTGACATGGCCCCCGTAGTCATTTCTGGAACTGGAGGCAGTCTGCATCCTGGGCATCAGGAATCCTACCTCGCCTTTGGCTGAGCCCTGGGAACCAGAGCTTGAAGAAGCTGTCTGTGAACGGGCTTAGTGGAGTTGGAAtagaagagtttctttttttcctgtatctTGTTTCCTACTTGCTGGTTCCTGGAAACCCTGGCCTTACTCCATCTGTATGTCCATCACTTCTGGTCACTCAGCCTCAGACTCCCGCAGTCTAGATTAAGCATGGTTCTGTACCTGCGGCCAGGGCTGGGTGAAGCTCTGGACCAGTGCTTAGCTTTCCTTCCCATGACACACAGTTGTGACCCTACCCCGGCTTCTCACTAAGTatctgcctcccccccccacctcccccaccccgggGACTAAGAGGTAGACAGAACAGCTGGTGATGGCGTTCATCCTCATCACTGCCCCACGATGTGATGTTGGGTCACTCATTCAGCTACTTTGGGAAGAATTTTATCGGTAAAATGGCAAATGCCCTAACAAGAGGTTGGAGGCTTCAAACAACTTTGTTTGAAAAGTTCATGGGCAGTTCTTAGCCCACAGTCCAAACACCAGCTGCTATCAAGATTTTTTCCACATACCCACTGTAATGAGTCATTTTCTGTTCcgacagccagctcccaaataatgatgtGAAGAtttataattatgaaagcttggcctatagcttaggcttgttcctaactagctcctataacttaaactaacccatgtATATTAATTTGCATTCcatcatgtggcattacctctcttctatttttcacctcctgtttcctccccagGTCTTCTGGCGTCTCCTGTGTGCGCCtagatccctcctcctcttcctttctctccctggaaatcccacctgtgcctcctgtctagctattggctgtccagctttacattacaccaatcacagcaatccacctcacacagtgtacaaatattccacaacaacccaCATCTTCCTCCTGGTCTCTCTCTCCAACACCAGTCCTTTTCAGCTCTGTTCCTTCTAGAATCTCAtgttcccctctccttcccacctctggCCCGCATcaaactccattttttttgttggttttgttaggttggccttgaactcacatgtgGTTGAAGATGACCctaaactcctgatccccctCACCCTACCCGCCTACTCCTAGGTTTATATGCCATCATGCCCCATTTTCCTTGCTGCTGGGATTAAGCTCAgcgctttgtgcatgccaggtaaGGACCCTACATGCCCAGCCTCAAACCCCTACCCCTGTCAGGGCATGATGAAGCTGGGTCCCCCTTTCTACAAAACCACTAAATAATTGCGTTATGTGAGaagctctcttctcctcccctaacattttttttcttgtctttttagttGTGAGTCTCAGtttttaatggctgaaccatctcttgaACCCTCAACCTTTGttcttgtgttgttttttgtttgtttgttttgttttttagtcatTAGTGAAGGACTTGAAAACATAAAACCCCTCACAGTCACACTTACAATTTATCAAGCttcccctcctccaggaagccttcccaaATGATCCTAGGAGTTTCCTCCACCTAGTGATTGCCATTGAGTTCATAACAGTGCTTACAGGCTTCAGGAGTCAACTGTGCTCTGGAGAGTTCTCTAGTGTCTGATGCTCTGAAGCCAGAAGGCCAAGGTCATTCAGGGTGAGGCAGTGAGGCTTGACTAGGCTGTGGGAAAGGAGATAAGTGTTTTCAGGTTGAGAGGGTGGAGTAGGTTGGACACAGgtgaatgaagaagaaagggcCTCTGGACAGCAGTCACTATCATTACCTGTGTTCTAAGAGGTTCTGTCCCTAAAGAGCCATGTGGACTTGTAAGAGAGCCAACCTCCTCCCTTCCACTCATACAATTGAGCCCGACCccgcccccactccccccccccccccccgcagtctTCAGCAGGGGTGTCTCTGTTTTCTGGCACAGATGGATGAGGGGAGGCATTCTGGGAAGGAGACaatccttctttttcttgctgtttttttgattttttgcttgtttgttttgagacaaagtgtctGTCAAGCAGCCCATCTTGAACTCTAgtcaagaatgatcttgaactcctgatcctctttcctctgttGTCCAAGTagtttttgggtttggtttttcctTAGTCTTAGGCGTTCAGGATGCCTCTAGAGTGGGGTAGTCTCAGCCCATCCTCATCGCCCTACAAAGGAGGGTTGATTATGGGCCCCatggttaatttttgtttttatttgtttgtttgtttgtttggtgtgtgtgtgtgtgtgtgtgtgtgtggttttttttagagacagagtttttctgtgtagccctggctgtcctggaactcactctgtagaccaggttgacctcagactcagagatctgcctgcctctaattcccgagtgctgggattaaaagcatgtaccaccactgccaggctatgAGCCCCattttttaagataaagaaaCCGAGGTCCAGAAAGGTCTTTGAGCAACCGATTCTTCTAGTCGTCCACTCCTGTATTGACGTAAACCCATTCTAGGACACTTGTTGGACACCCATTTTCAAGTGCACACAGTTGAGCCACAGCCTTTGAATCCACCACCTCCTTCACCTCTGCCAGCAGCTCCCAACCCAGGCTACTCAGAAAAGAAGATGCTAAAACCCCACACCTCCTTCCCAGAATAATCACAGTGGAGAgggttttctttttacatatatTTCAGGAGAGTCCATGCAAAGTGAAGGTTTTACAGCCACTGGTCTAAGTGGCGCAGGGGAATGGACAAATTGGGGTTCCAAGTGTGACCTTGTCCTAGTTGCTTGACGCCTCGGAGAACCTTTCCTCAGGTAAATTAAGGGTGTAAGCAGGTTGGAAGAATtagcagttcaaggtcaccctctgtCACATGGGGCGTTTGAGGCCAGTTCAGgctggaaaccctgtctcaaaaatgataaataaacacacaagggTTTAACGAGAGTTATCGCCGAGCGGATCTAACAAGGAAAGTCACGCTACACACTTGTGACTGTTTGTAGCTGGACTGTGGACACCCAAGAGGAGACCAGGATGAGCGCTTTATGAATCTGAAGTTTATATTGAGCCACACAGACCTCAAAGGGGGCTCTCACCCCTGTGACTACAAGTCTAAAGAGGTGGCCTCGAACTGGGTGAGCCGggaggtttataaaggtaaaaccCACAAGTTGGGCACATCCCATTGATGTAGCTGTGGTAGCTGTTAGCAGGCAGGACAGAACATGAATTTTTAATGAGAACAGGGCACAGTTGGGTCACCATGGTATTTCTGTTTGATCAGGGTCAGAAAACCTTGAGGTTTCGGGAGCAGAACAACGCAAGTTAGCAAAAGTCCTGTAAGTACTGTACGTACTCACAGGCTGACCTCAGTTGTAGCCCCAGATCGGGTCAGGATTTAGCAAATATGTTTTCCTTACTTCAGCATAATGGTTGAGATGACCCAGGGTTGGCCTGCCCCGGCTCAGCTCCTTGGGTTTTCAAGGGGAACACATAAACAGCTAGAAATCACGTTTGTTACATTTGTAACATTGTGCAGGTACagtgactcagtgggtagaggtggtTCCATCAAGCCTGTCcacccgagttcagtccctaaGACCACATGGTAGACGGAGAAACTGACTGCTGCAAGTTGTCTTTTGtgtggagagggaaagggaaaggaggaaagagggagagggagaactgAGCTCTAAATAAacgtttttaaaaagcatttgtgtATTTACCTAGTCAGGCTTCCCAAGCACAGAATGTTCACCACAGACTGGCTGCGAGGCCTGCTACCAGCTAACCCCTCCAGAAATAAAGAGCCAAGCCTCTAGGGGGAagctgttctcttcctcctcacctaataatccagcctgggctccagaacaATTTAACTCAGGGAGTTGCCACCCTCGCAAATGACAAACCAATTTACTTGTAAATTAACCCGATTAGCGCCTGAGCTGTCACCGGATGCTTCCTTAAGTGTGGTGATGAATGTCAGGTATCTGCCAGCAGCACCGGATGCTGCCTCAAGTATGGTGATGAAAGTCAGGTGTCCTCTTCCAGCAGCCCCCAAGCAGGTCAGACCCTTCCAAacccctctgcctctcctcttcccccacccctacccccggGCTGCAGGTTCCGCTGCATCGTGCACCCTTTTCGCGAGAAGCTGACTCTCCGGAAGGCGCTGCTCACCATCGCGGTGATCTGGGCGCTGGCGCTGCTCATCATGTGCCCCTCGGCGGTCACGCTGACCGTCACGCGCGAGGAACATCACTTCATGCTGGACGCTCGCAACCGCTCCTACCCGCTCTACTCGTGCTGGGAGGCCTGGCCGGAGAAGGGCATGCGGAAGGTCTACACCGCTGTGCTCTTTGCACACATCTACCTGGCGCCCCTGGCGCTCATCGTGGTGATGTATGCGCGCATCGCGCGCAAGCTGTGCCAGGCCCCGGGTCCCGCGCGCGATGCGGAGGAGGCGGTGGCCGAGGGTGGCCGCGCGTCGCGCCGCAGGGCTCGCGTGGTGCAcatgctggtcatggtggcgctCTTCTTCACCTTGTCCTGGCTGCCGCTctgggtgctgctgctgctcatcGACTACGGGCAGCTGAGCGAGCCGCAGCTGCACCTGCTGTCCGTCTACGCTTTCCCCCTGGCACACTGGCTGGCCTTCTTCCACAGCAGCGCCAACCCCATCATCTACGGCTACTTCAACGAGAACTTCCGCCGCGGCTTCCAGGCTGCCTTCCGTGCACAGCTCTGCCGGCCACCCTGGGGAGCCCACAGGCAAGCCTACTCGGAGCGGCCCGGCCGCCTTCTGCGCAGGCGGGTGGTGGTGGACGTGCAGCCCAGCGACTCCGGCCTGCCATCCGAGTCTGGCCCTAGCAGCGGGGCCCCAGGGCCTGGCCGCCTGCCGTTGCGGAATGGGCGTGTGGCCAACCAGGATGGGCCCCAGGGAAGACCTGGCTGCAACCATGTGCCCCTCACCATCCCAGCCTGGAACATCTGAGGTGGTCCAGAGAGAGCAGGTCCAGTGGGCCTTCTTTGGCCGTAACCCTGAACCGTGATGCCTGGACACAACAGCAGTATTAGCAGAGGGTGTCAAGATGTCATTGATAAAAAACGAGACAGTGGGTAGCCGGGCCGATGGCAAATGAGAAGAGGAAGCTTCCAACCTTCCAAACCCCCTCTGCTCTGGAGCCATATCTGGATGAGTCTGTCTCGTCAAAACCTCAGAACCCTTCTCCTCAGAGgcactgaggctcagggagaggTGGCAAGGTTTGGAAATCCCACTTGACCCAGACTCCAGTGTGTCCGTCTCTGTGGTATCCACATTTCCGGTGGTCTCCTCCCCAAGGCCTTCTGAGGCGGAGCTGAGGAAGATGTGTGGCCTTATCTAGGGAGCTGGGAAGAGGTGACCTCTGTGCTTCCGTAGAGACCTGGGATGGAGTCCCCTGTGTTGTGTTGCTGAAACAGCTCTCCGTGGCCCTTTCCGGAAAAGTCCATGCTCTCCTCCTGCCGACTCCAGTGTGTGTTTTATTCTAAGTGTCCAAGTCCATTCCCGCTTCAGGATGTCACAACTGAGCAGCGGCAAGAAAGAGCCCTAGGGAGCTTGTTTAAATTGCAGGGCGCTCTGGGTTGAGCCTAAGGGAcgctcccctcctccaccccaccacccagAGCCAGGGAGAGCTTCCAACAGGACCAACATCCCGAGGTGGCAGGcgaggggaagaggaagacagctcagtgcCCACTCTCCCCTCTGGGACTGTCATCCTGGGCCTGTGAGCCTGACGctcttctcctggcctctcttcctTGCCTAATGGGAAGGAGAAGTTGGTCGATCGGGGTGGAGGGAGCCCCCGAAGGACAAATACAAACCCTTCCAAAATATGTGACTCATGAACCCTAAAAGCAAAGGAGACCAGGAGAGCCCGCATGCACCCCAGCTCTCATCCAGTGTACTTGCGATCACCTTGACAGGGTGATGCCTTTCCCCATGAGCTAAGGAAATGGGTTGCCTCTGCTGATTTCCCCTACAACGTCAATGATCTGCACTTAACCGGACACTTTCCCCTCACCTCCATTACCACAGTTGCTAGAAATTTAAGggataaaaaaggaaacatttccagGATCCAGGGCTCTGAGCTCTTACTGTCTCCTTAACACACATTGACTGGCCATTCACTGTTCCCAGGTCCATCATAAGCAATGGCCACAGTGGAGGAAGAAACTGCCTCACCGTTGTGCATGTTCAAGCATGTCTCTGGACACTGGCCTCTGAGTCATTCAATGTTCTTGCCATTTCACAGAGCGACTGAGGCCCAGTAGGGTCAGGGTCACAGGGCTTCAGACAGCAGCATTTGGACAGGCAGGCTTGTCTTTGGGCAGCTTGAATCATATCCTGCCCTTCAGAGAAGGTGGGCACGGCAGGATCTCCGGACGGAGAGCTAGAAGCTCCCTGCCTGATGATGAAAGGGAACACCCGTGGAATGAACCCAGATTGGAGCAGGGAAATGTCTCCATTGTGTCTGCCCCGTGACTTCTGGCCAGAGCTGTTCTGAATAAAAATTTATAACTGTGTGCTTAGGAGGCTGCCAAGTTCCCTCATGCCGCTGCCTGGTCCAGGAGTCTGGGAATGGTGGGTGAAGGCAGATAAGGTGTGGTGGCCTGAGCTGACACTCtgcattcttttgttgttgttttcaagacagggtatctctgtataacagctctggctgttctggaacttgctttgtagaccaggctggccttgaacgcagagatccacctgcctctgcttcctgagggctgagattaaaggcgtgagctgctgccaccaccaccaccaggctgctCTACACTCTGGCTGGTGTTGTATTAGTGTCACATGAACGACACAGTGGCCTGAGAATTGCTGGCTGTTTACTGGGAAGACTTGTGACTGACTCTAAGCTCTAAAAATAGGCCAGACCAAGGGCCATGTCAACTCTATCCCTGGGGCCCCTGGGAGCTGTGTGAGTTGCAG encodes:
- the Npffr1 gene encoding neuropeptide FF receptor 1, whose translation is MESDQHGPDSCFPVLDEPTQPPNGSWPLSQNGSDAEATLTVNLTFSSYYQHSSPVAAMFIAAYVLIFLLCMVGNTLVCFIVLKNRHMRTVTNMFILNLAVSDLLVGIFCMPTTLVDNLITGWPFDNATCKMSGLVQGMSVSASVFTLVAIAVERFRCIVHPFREKLTLRKALLTIAVIWALALLIMCPSAVTLTVTREEHHFMLDARNRSYPLYSCWEAWPEKGMRKVYTAVLFAHIYLAPLALIVVMYARIARKLCQAPGPARDAEEAVAEGGRASRRRARVVHMLVMVALFFTLSWLPLWVLLLLIDYGQLSEPQLHLLSVYAFPLAHWLAFFHSSANPIIYGYFNENFRRGFQAAFRAQLCRPPWGAHRQAYSERPGRLLRRRVVVDVQPSDSGLPSESGPSSGAPGPGRLPLRNGRVANQDGPQGRPGCNHVPLTIPAWNI